One stretch of Zingiber officinale cultivar Zhangliang chromosome 6B, Zo_v1.1, whole genome shotgun sequence DNA includes these proteins:
- the LOC121989912 gene encoding uncharacterized protein LOC121989912 encodes MDSHGVALATALAVSGTMILLALCRAKTFSLPAASAVLPRNSAPPWCPPRSCISSADDRKKNKKNKRVQFASEVVEFYVSSRNDASAASEEVEEEVEDRRPPPRMPANRVALYKGLLRDRETQRVACCY; translated from the exons ATGGACTCCCACGGCGTCGCCCTCGCCACTGCTCTCGCCGTCTCCGGCACGATGATCCTTCTCGCCCTCTGCCGGGCCAAGACTTTCTCCCTCCCCGCCGCCTCCGCCGTCCTCCCCCGCAACTCCGCCCCTCCGTGGTGCCCCCCGCGCTCCTGCATCTCCTCCGCCG ACGAcaggaagaagaacaagaagaacaagagggTCCAGTTCGCCTCCGAGGTGGTGGAGTTCTACGTTTCCTCCCGCAATGATGCGTCGGCGGCGTCGGAGGAGgtagaagaggaggtggaggatcGGCGGCCGCCTCCGCGGATGCCGGCGAACAGGGTGGCCTTGTACAAGGGGCTCCTCCGTGATCGGGAGACGCAGCGGGTCGCCTGCTGTTATTGA
- the LOC121989913 gene encoding phospholipase D alpha 1: protein MAQILLHGSLHVTIFEAESLSNPHRASGGAPHFLRKLVEGIEDTVGLGKGATKLYATIDLEKARVGRTRMLSDEPSNPRWYESFHIYCAHMASNVIFTLKLDNPIGASIIGRAYLPVTEILNGEEVKRWLEICDEHRNPLGDAKIHVKLLYFDISKDRNWARGIRSAKYPGVPYTFFSQRQGCKVTLYQDAHVPDKFIPRISLADGKNYEPHRCWEDIFDAISNAQHIIYITGWSVYTEIKLVRDSKRQKPGGDVTLGELLKKKASEGVRVLMLVWDDRTSVGILKKDGLMATHDEETEQYFQNTDVHCVLCPRNPDDGGSFVEDLQISTMFTHHQKIVVVDHEMPNKNSQRRRIMSFVGGIDLCDGRYDTQFHSLFGTLDSVHHDDFHQPNFGEASITKGGPREPWHDIHSRLEGPIAWDVLFNFEQRWRKQGGKDVLVQLRDLSDIIIPPSPVTFPEDKETWNVQLFRSIDEGAAFGFPETPEDAARAGLVSGKDNTIDRSIQDAYINAIRRAKNFIYIENQYFLGSSYAWKADGIKPEEIGALHLIPKELSLKIVSKIEARERFTVYVVVPMWPEGVPESGSVQAILDWQRRTMEMMYTDIVIALQAKGLEANPKDYLTFFCLGNREVKKSGEYEPAEQPPPDTDYSSAQEARRFMIYVHTKMMIVDDEYIIIGSANINQRSMDGGKDSEIAMGGYQPHYLSTREPAKGQIHGFRMALWYEHLGMLDQVFQHPESSECVQKVNRIADKYWDMYSSDNLDSDLPGHLLSYPIGVSTEGTVTELPGMEFFPDTKARVLGTKSDYLPPILTT from the exons ATGGCGCAGATTTTGTTGCACGGATCGCTACATGTCACGATTTTTGAGGCAGAGTCATTGTCGAACCCTCACAGAGCTTCTGGAGGTGCTCCACATTTCCTCCGGAAG CTTGTTGAAGGAATTGAAGATACCGTGGGTCTTGGCAAAGGTGCCACCAAACTTTATGCCACAATTGATCTAGAAAAGGCCCGAGTTGGCAGGACAAGGATGCTTTCAGACGAACCTAGTAATCCCCGTTGGTATGAGTCCTTTCACATATATTGTGCCCACATGGCATCGAATGTCATCTTCACTTTAAAACTTGATAATCCTATTGGGGCATCCATCATCGGAAGAGCCTATTTGCCTGTCACTGAAATTCTTAATGGTGAGGAGGTGAAAAGATGGCTTGAGATATGTGATGAACACCGGAATCCACTTGGAGATGCTAAAATCCATGTGAAATTACTGTACTTTGATATTTCTAAAGACCGCAACTGGGCAAGGGGGATTCGAAGTGCAAAATATCCTGGTGTCCCCTACACATTTTTCTCTCAGAGACAAGGTTGCAAGGTTACACTTTACCAAGATGCACATGTCCCTGACAAGTTCATTCCTCGAATCTCTCTTGCTGATGGGAAAAACTATGAGCCTCATAGATGTTGGGAGGACATTTTCGATGCAATTAGCAATGCACAACATATCATATACATCACTGGGTGGTCTGTGTATACAGAGATAAAATTGGTGAGAGACTCCAAGAGACAGAAACCAGGTGGAGATGTTACACTCGGAGAGCTCCTGAAGAAGAAGGCTAGTGAAGGAGTTCGAGTCCTCATGCTAGTTTGGGATGATAGGACCTCAGTAGGAATACTGAAGAAAGATGGTCTTATGGCTACCCATGATGAGGAAACTGAGCAGTATTTTCAGAACACAGATGTTCATTGTGTTTTGTGCCCCCGAAATCCTGATGATGGTGGAAGCTTTGTTGAAGACCTGCAAATTTCCACAATGTTCACTCATCATCAGAAGATTGTTGTGGTTGACCACGAGATGCCCAACAAGAATTCTCAGCGACGGAGAATCATGAGCTTTGTAGGGGGGATAGACCTTTGTGATGGGAGATATGACACACAATTTCATTCTCTGTTCGGGACGTTAGACTCAGTTCATCATGATGACTTCCATCAGCCAAATTTTGGAGAGGCTTCAATTACGAAAGGTGGACCAAGAGAGCCTTGGCATGATATCCATTCACGGCTTGAAGGGCCTATTGCTTGGGATGTTTTGTTCAATTTTGAGCAGAGATGGAGAAAACAGGGAGGAAAAGATGTTCTTGTACAGCTCCGAGATCTCTCTGACATCATCATTCCACCTTCTCCTGTCACGTTCCCAGAGGACAAAGAGACATGGAATGTTCAACTTTTCCGATCTATTGATGAAGGTGCTGCTTTTGGCTTCCCTGAAACACCAGAGGATGCTGCAAGAGCTGGGCTTGTCAGTGGAAAGGATAACACCATCGATAGAAGCATTCAAGATGCTTACATAAATGCCATCCGTAGAGCAAAGAACTTTATCTATATTGAAAACCAGTACTTCCTTGGTAGTTCTTATGCATGGAAAGCTGATGGCATCAAGCCTGAGGAAATTGGTGCTTTGCATCTAATTCCTAAAGAGTTATCGTTGAAGATTGTTAGTAAGATCGAGGCCAGGGAGCGCTTTACTGTCTATGTTGTTGTTCCGATGTGGCCAGAAGGTGTACCAGAAAGTGGATCAGTTCAAGCAATCTTAGATTGGCAACGCAGGACAATGGAGATGATGTACACTGATATTGTGATAGCTCTCCAAGCAAAAGGCCTTGAGGCTAATCCAAAGGACTATCTAACTTTCTTTTGCTTAGGGAATCGAGAGGTAAAGAAGAGCGGGGAATATGAACCTGCGGAGCAGCCACCTCCAGACACTGACTACAGCAGCGCTCAGGAGGCTAGACGTTTCATGATCTATGTTCATACAAAAATGATGATCG TTGATGACGAGTACATTATAATCGGGTCAGCCAACATCAACCAGCGTTCAATGGATGGAGGCAAGGACTCTGAGATTGCTATGGGAGGATACCAGCCACACTACCTGTCAACCCGGGAACCAGCAAAAGGACAGATTCATGGTTTCAGAATGGCCCTTTGGTATGAGCACCTGGGAATGCTTGATCAAGTCTTCCAGCATCCCGAGAGTTCCGAGTGCGTACAGAAGGTCAACCGGATAGCAGACAAGTACTGGGATATGTATTCAAGTGATAATCTTGACAGTGATCTTCCGGGCCACCTTCTTAGTTATCCCATAGGAGTCTCAACAGAAGGCACTGTCACAGAGTTGCCTGGAATGGAGTTCTTCCCCGACACCAAGGCCCGAGTCCTCGGGACCAAATCTGATTATCTTCCGCCCATCCTCACAACATAA